Proteins encoded within one genomic window of Phototrophicus methaneseepsis:
- the fabD gene encoding ACP S-malonyltransferase, whose protein sequence is MSIDWSATAFVFPGQGSQEVGMGSELIAHYPQAKQCFSTADKAIDFNLSDIMLNGPEETLNDTATTQPAIFTYSIALLTVLRDLLPEAKPVAYAGHSLGELTALCAADALSFEDGIQLVRRRGELMHMAGEKNPGAMAAIIGMDADTVKQICQQVTEELGHPVVLANDNCPGQAVISGDPDALKEASQRVEQAGAKRVITLAVSVATHSPLMHPAEAEFKRHVEKTAFNMPSVPIYANLSAQPLRSVEDIYKELEGQLTGAVQWTNSIQNMIANGITTFVEIGPKDVLTGLIRRIDRSATRINIQDKATLEAFVEAEKANIASNND, encoded by the coding sequence ATGTCGATCGATTGGTCAGCAACAGCGTTCGTTTTCCCCGGTCAAGGCTCACAAGAAGTTGGCATGGGCAGCGAGCTCATCGCACACTATCCCCAAGCAAAACAATGTTTTTCCACCGCCGACAAGGCCATCGATTTTAATTTATCAGATATCATGTTGAACGGTCCCGAAGAAACCCTCAACGATACGGCCACCACGCAGCCAGCGATCTTCACATATAGCATCGCCCTACTCACGGTTCTGCGAGACCTGCTACCAGAAGCGAAACCCGTCGCATATGCGGGGCACAGTCTGGGCGAGCTTACGGCTCTCTGTGCAGCAGATGCCCTTTCTTTTGAGGACGGTATCCAGCTTGTCAGGCGTCGTGGTGAGCTGATGCACATGGCAGGCGAAAAAAATCCTGGCGCCATGGCCGCCATCATTGGGATGGATGCCGATACAGTGAAGCAGATTTGCCAGCAAGTCACTGAAGAGCTGGGGCACCCTGTCGTGCTGGCAAACGACAACTGCCCTGGGCAAGCGGTCATCAGCGGCGACCCGGACGCCCTGAAAGAAGCCAGTCAGCGCGTCGAACAAGCCGGGGCTAAGCGCGTCATCACCCTTGCAGTCAGTGTTGCAACGCACTCCCCATTGATGCATCCGGCTGAAGCAGAATTCAAACGTCACGTTGAAAAAACGGCTTTCAATATGCCTTCAGTCCCCATTTACGCCAATCTCAGTGCCCAGCCCCTGAGAAGTGTAGAAGACATTTATAAAGAGCTTGAAGGCCAACTGACAGGTGCCGTCCAATGGACGAACAGCATCCAGAACATGATTGCAAACGGCATAACAACTTTTGTAGAAATTGGTCCAAAAGATGTATTAACCGGTTTGATCCGCCGGATTGACCGCAGCGCTACACGCATCAACATCCAGGACAAAGCGACACTGGAAGCTTTTGTAGAGGCAGAAAAAGCCAATATCGCTTCGAATAATGATTAA